In Salvelinus alpinus chromosome 20, SLU_Salpinus.1, whole genome shotgun sequence, a genomic segment contains:
- the LOC139546259 gene encoding CD276 antigen homolog, with protein sequence MRQYLRLFISSQMILLHRGMSTLVFIFLLFAPAASEVTGIIGESVLLSCDLNSSTAIDTARLRFYWQDKSGKVLYSFNKGEENQHQDNLYTNRTKAFGSEMSSGNISIKLSQVTLEDKQNVYWAFATLFDENDKHFHELIKVCPATLLVAARFPTPSVTVNKTNMNATCSTQGGYPQPVVTWTIQDVLLAQNRTLDPWEVQTKRPSDPESGLYTVWSQVNIRENQTVTCHIFNPVLRETVSNTTIVSSNQSINTDPAGEVQEGFFPGIFGGIIAICFVIFLVGIFIAYKKCCRATGDRGGTSGARGGATGPTDFPQEPEVVLQEPEVVLQEPEVVLQEVMRSRSF encoded by the exons CACCAGCTGCATCTGAAGTCACTGGGATTATAGGAGAGTCTGTTCTTCTGTCCTGTGACCTGAATTCATCCACGGCCATCGACACAGCAAGACTCCGGTTCTATTGGCAAGATAAGTCCGGAAAAGTGTTGTACTCGTTCAACAAAGGAGAAGAGAATCAACATCAGGATAACCTTTACACAAACAGAACTAAAGCCTTTGGGTCTGAGATGAGTTCTGGGAATATCTCTATCAAACTCAGCCAAGTCACACTTGAAGACAAGCAGAATGTCTACTGGGCTTTCGCTACACTGTTTGACGAGAATGATAAGCATTTCCACGAGTTGATAAAAGTGTGTCCCGCTACCCTACTTGTGGCAG CACGGTTCCCGACACCCAGTGTGACTGTGAACAAGACAAATATGAATGCCACGTGTTCAACCCAGGGGGGATACCCACAGCCAGTCGTCACATGGACCATCCAGGACGTCCTATTGGCTCAGAACCGCACTCTGGACCCGTGGGAAGTACAGACCAAAAGACCATCTGATCCTGAAAGTGGACTGTACACCGTCTGGAGCCAAGTGAATATAAGAGAAAATCAGACGGTGACCTGCCATATCTTCAACCCCGTTCTGAGAGAGACTGTGAGCAACACAACCATCGTCAGCTCCAATCAGAGCATTAACACAGACCCTGCAG GTGAAGTTCAGGAAGGCTTTTTTCCCGGAATTTTTGGAGGCATTATAGCAATATGTTTTGTGATTTTCCTCGTGGGGATATTTATTGCGTACAAAAAAT GTTGTCGAGCCACAGGAGACAGAGGTGGTACCTCAGGAGCCAGAGGTGGTGCAACAGGGCCAACGGATTTTCCACAGGAGCCAGAGGTGGTACTACAGGAGCCAGAGGTGGTACTACAGGAGCCAGAGGTGGTGCTACAGGAGGTGATGAGGAGCAGATCATTCTAA